One Mycoplasmopsis caviae DNA segment encodes these proteins:
- a CDS encoding DJ-1/PfpI family protein gives MKLLVLTHPMFNDIELTTVIACLKRSSKVDKITFYNHKYKSASGQFGLCTLELENKVNLDEYDAIFIPGGKGAQELRKDPKSIEVIEYFIKNNKKVCAICDAPNVLFENKLISNQVKYSSFPIESIVSGDGRNEQMVTVDKNIISGRCAASSMEFGLSLVKEFFGNKTYEAVRKGMFGA, from the coding sequence ATGAAATTATTAGTTTTAACTCACCCAATGTTCAATGATATTGAACTAACAACTGTTATTGCTTGCCTTAAAAGAAGTAGCAAAGTAGACAAAATTACTTTTTATAACCACAAATATAAGAGTGCTAGTGGACAATTTGGTCTATGTACACTTGAATTAGAAAATAAAGTAAATCTTGATGAATATGATGCTATATTTATCCCAGGTGGTAAAGGTGCACAAGAATTAAGAAAAGATCCTAAAAGCATAGAAGTCATAGAATACTTTATAAAAAACAATAAAAAGGTATGTGCAATATGTGATGCACCAAATGTTTTATTTGAAAACAAACTAATTAGTAATCAAGTTAAATATAGTTCATTTCCAATTGAGTCAATAGTTAGTGGAGATGGACGAAATGAACAAATGGTTACTGTAGATAAAAACATTATTAGCGGAAGATGTGCGGCGAGTTCAATGGAATTTGGTCTAAGCCTTGTTAAAGAGTTCTTTGGAAACAAAACATATGAGGCTGTTCGCAAAGGAATGTTCGGGGCTTAA
- the rmuC gene encoding DNA recombination protein RmuC, with product MNLDMWSLALFLISLFVSIASIFLTMTIYLWTKHDSDRSEKIIKSIKEELDKEIPNHINNLGSNIDTKITNSFTMINDNFKSLREEIETKMKSFEISIKDGISNIRDEINKKFEDEISKKMNENFKNIKENMENLDKNLIRFETLQESVKSLQKTFDGTKSRGNFGEFNLQNVLSEHLSKDLWAAQVDLKKLSKTNLSEASGVLDDDTSNNERVDFAIKMPNSDNDENGNYLPIDCKFPLQSFIEYQEADSKDDRLKAQANFRKVIIEQAKSISSKYIIKNVTTKHAIMYLPSEAVFALAVSDTELNTLLNKNYNITLAGPTTILVIIQTIAYFNYGISMKQNVDILLDQFAEFRKSQSALQSKIEGCKKKNDNTGIELERAMNIVQKMGNKINKSVEFAMKKGVLKPDYDFESHIKNSPMLEGLSDEYEKEDAE from the coding sequence ATGAATTTAGATATGTGGTCGCTTGCTTTATTTCTGATTTCATTATTTGTAAGTATAGCAAGTATATTTTTAACTATGACAATATATTTGTGAACTAAACATGACTCAGATCGTAGCGAAAAAATCATTAAATCTATTAAGGAAGAGTTAGATAAGGAAATTCCTAATCACATTAATAATTTAGGAAGTAATATTGATACAAAAATTACTAACTCATTTACGATGATAAATGATAACTTCAAGTCATTAAGAGAAGAAATTGAAACAAAAATGAAGTCATTTGAGATATCAATTAAAGACGGTATTAGTAATATTAGAGATGAAATCAACAAAAAATTTGAAGATGAAATTTCTAAAAAAATGAATGAGAACTTTAAAAATATTAAAGAAAATATGGAAAATTTGGACAAAAATCTTATTCGTTTTGAAACTCTGCAAGAATCAGTTAAGTCATTGCAAAAAACTTTTGATGGAACTAAGAGTAGAGGAAACTTTGGTGAATTTAATCTTCAAAATGTATTGAGTGAGCATCTATCAAAAGATTTATGGGCTGCACAAGTTGATCTAAAGAAATTATCAAAAACAAACTTAAGCGAGGCTTCTGGCGTTCTTGATGATGATACTTCAAATAATGAAAGAGTTGACTTTGCTATTAAGATGCCTAATAGTGATAATGATGAAAACGGTAATTATTTACCAATAGATTGTAAGTTTCCGCTTCAATCATTTATCGAATACCAAGAAGCAGATAGTAAAGATGATAGACTAAAAGCTCAGGCTAATTTTAGAAAAGTTATTATCGAGCAAGCTAAAAGTATCAGTTCAAAATACATAATTAAAAATGTTACTACTAAACATGCAATTATGTATTTACCATCCGAAGCTGTTTTTGCACTTGCTGTTAGTGATACTGAATTAAATACATTATTAAATAAAAATTACAATATTACTCTTGCTGGTCCAACCACTATACTAGTTATAATACAAACTATTGCTTATTTTAATTATGGAATTAGTATGAAGCAAAACGTTGATATATTATTGGATCAATTTGCAGAATTTAGAAAGAGCCAAAGTGCACTACAAAGCAAAATTGAGGGTTGCAAAAAGAAAAATGATAATACCGGTATTGAACTAGAACGTGCAATGAATATTGTTCAAAAAATGGGGAATAAAATTAATAAATCAGTGGAATTTGCTATGAAAAAAGGCGTTCTTAAACCTGACTATGATTTTGAATCTCATATCAAGAATTCGCCAATGTTAGAGGGTTTGAGTGATGAATATGAAAAAGAAGATGCTGAATAA
- a CDS encoding lipoprotein 17-related variable surface protein: protein MKKNKKILLSLGSMSTFTLLTSALISSSCGQEKKNEPSHSINLDNELSNVEIKIKNIDADKYGNHLPSSISKDKIIIDVKNNKISATVKELSSDDQSGELIIKFELKEINNPTNVKEFSKKITGFKKKVLNPQVQSELSNEHFSSLESALGLDKDIFASMNESKIKSNSNAGDFIITQATLIRSDDKEGNIEFEVSGSYKGTAFKKTKIKSSNYFKMFTSAKSLSAKVDKNKLFKDKKKISEIKNLTNEQLKPYISEYKLWTQDNNEIKVDKFLNAGASISGLSLNHKSSDNYTITLSLKYNYKENGQIKEKTVTTVSSEIELKDGDIQDYFKFLETVVTISKPSDDKYASYYSGKFNSKNASQQFTNNLITISDDYKNFESDQVTINTIEAKSNDEQGKLFVKYEFNCEKSGVKYQSTNKPIVTIDGFQKLSAEVFKDLTKTFKLINKAGSDQEYSALVKKVTDKYTNEGKKADFEINSSDQSYFGFTSGQNSWTSLISKENETYKLATLKAWNLTNEGITLSSSNFDENTGIFNDKYQVIDLKIMGTKINNFKEESNKIAFNFTFKVQLTINNSSDENSNDTKLIEYEFTNSATN from the coding sequence ATGAAAAAGAATAAAAAGATTTTATTATCACTAGGTTCAATGTCAACTTTCACACTATTAACAAGTGCTCTAATATCTTCAAGTTGCGGTCAAGAAAAGAAAAATGAACCTTCTCATAGTATTAATTTAGATAATGAACTAAGTAATGTTGAAATTAAGATTAAAAATATAGATGCAGATAAATACGGAAATCATTTACCTAGTTCAATTAGCAAGGACAAGATAATTATTGATGTTAAAAATAACAAAATTAGTGCTACGGTTAAAGAACTAAGCAGTGATGACCAAAGTGGTGAATTAATCATTAAATTTGAATTAAAAGAAATAAACAACCCAACAAACGTTAAAGAATTTAGTAAAAAAATTACCGGTTTTAAAAAGAAAGTTTTAAATCCACAAGTTCAAAGTGAACTATCTAACGAGCACTTTAGTTCACTTGAAAGTGCTCTTGGATTAGATAAAGACATTTTTGCTTCAATGAATGAGTCAAAAATTAAATCAAATAGCAATGCTGGAGACTTTATTATTACTCAAGCAACACTTATTAGATCAGATGACAAAGAAGGAAATATTGAATTTGAGGTTAGTGGTTCATATAAAGGAACAGCATTCAAGAAAACAAAAATTAAGTCATCAAATTATTTTAAAATGTTCACTTCTGCTAAATCCCTAAGTGCAAAAGTAGACAAGAACAAGTTGTTTAAAGATAAGAAAAAGATTAGTGAAATTAAAAATCTAACAAATGAACAATTAAAACCATATATTAGTGAATATAAACTTTGAACACAAGATAACAATGAAATTAAAGTTGACAAATTCCTAAATGCAGGTGCTTCAATTTCAGGATTATCACTAAACCATAAATCTAGCGACAACTATACAATTACACTTAGTCTTAAATATAATTACAAGGAAAATGGTCAAATTAAAGAAAAAACTGTTACAACAGTTAGTTCAGAAATAGAACTAAAAGATGGTGATATTCAAGATTACTTTAAATTTCTTGAAACTGTTGTAACAATTAGTAAGCCAAGTGATGATAAATATGCTTCATATTATAGTGGCAAATTTAATAGTAAAAATGCTTCTCAACAATTTACAAATAATTTAATTACCATAAGTGATGATTATAAAAACTTTGAAAGCGATCAAGTTACTATTAATACAATAGAAGCCAAGTCAAATGATGAACAAGGTAAATTGTTTGTTAAGTATGAGTTCAATTGTGAAAAGAGTGGTGTTAAATATCAATCAACTAATAAACCAATTGTTACAATAGACGGTTTCCAAAAATTGAGTGCAGAAGTATTTAAAGATTTAACAAAAACATTTAAATTAATTAATAAAGCAGGTAGCGATCAAGAATATAGTGCATTAGTTAAAAAGGTTACTGATAAATATACAAATGAAGGTAAGAAAGCTGATTTTGAAATAAATAGCAGTGACCAAAGTTACTTTGGCTTTACATCAGGTCAAAACTCATGAACATCATTAATTTCAAAGGAAAACGAAACATACAAATTAGCAACACTTAAAGCATGAAATTTAACAAATGAAGGGATTACATTAAGTAGTTCTAATTTTGATGAAAATACCGGAATATTTAACGATAAATATCAAGTAATTGATCTTAAAATAATGGGAACTAAAATTAACAATTTTAAAGAAGAAAGTAACAAAATTGCATTTAACTTTACCTTTAAAGTTCAATTAACTATTAATAATTCAAGTGATGAGAACTCAAATGATACCAAGTTAATTGAGTATGAATTTACTAATAGTGCAACAAACTAG